In a single window of the Globicephala melas chromosome 10, mGloMel1.2, whole genome shotgun sequence genome:
- the OR10P1 gene encoding LOW QUALITY PROTEIN: olfactory receptor 10P1 (The sequence of the model RefSeq protein was modified relative to this genomic sequence to represent the inferred CDS: inserted 3 bases in 2 codons; deleted 3 bases in 2 codons; substituted 1 base at 1 genomic stop codon): MSTVAELHTCGRQPPQLAPSHSTSWSSGSHIKNTCLGVLLVYRVTLLGNSLIXLLTLADAALHSPMHFFLRHFSVAGLLYTKTIVPRMLADLLSSGPTILLTGCFTQLYFSLPAIAERGLLTAMASDRYAAVCRQLHHSTLMGQGACVRMVGTSYHMGIITGTTHSIFIFTLPFPGANTIHHFLCDILPVLRLASLSTLWGEVGNLALTIAFILTPFSLTVASYARILSIILGVATSQGRXRIFSTCSSHLLAIMLFFGTGTVAYMRPWAGSSQDGDQILAIFYTAVTPMFNPLVYTLRNKEVXGAMRQLVKRYVWSP; encoded by the exons ATGTCCACTGTAGCAGAGCTGCACACGTGTGGCAGGCAGCCCCCGCAGCTGGCCCCCAGCCACTCTACCTCCTGGAGCTCAGGCTCTCAT ATCAAAAACACATGTTTGGGGGTGCTTCTGGTCTACCGGGTCACCCTGCTGGGCAACTCGCTGAT CCTCCTCACACTGGCAGACGCTGCCCTGCACTCGCCC ATGCACTTCTTCCTGCGCCACTTCTCTGTGGCGGGGCTCCTCTACACCAAGACCATCGTGCCCAGGATGCTGGCTGACCTCCTCTCCTCCGGCCCCACCATCCTGCTCACTGGCTGCTTCACCCAGCTGTACTTCTCGCTCCCTGCCATCGCTGAACGCGGCCTGCTCACGGCCATGGCCAGTGACCGCTATGCTGCTGTCTGTCGGCAGCTGCATCACTCCACCCTGATG GGCCAGGGAGCGTGTGTGCGCATGGTGGGCACATCCTACCACATGGGCATCATCACCGGCACCACTCACTCCATCTTCATCTTCACTTTGCCTTTCCCTGGTGCCAACACCATCCATCACTTCCTGTGTGACATCCTGCCTGTGCTGAGGCTGGCCAGCTTGAGCACCTTGTGGGGTGAAGTGGGCAATCTTGCCCTCACGATAGCCTTTATCCTGACCCCTTTCTCACTGACTGTAGCCTCCTATGCCCGTATTCTTAGCATCATCCTTGGGGTCGCGACATCCCAGGGACGTTGAAGAATCTTCTCTACCTGTTCCTCCCACCTACTTGCAATCATGCTCTTTTTTGGGACGGGGACTGTTGCCTACATGAGGCCATGGGCAGGCTCCTCCCAGGACGGGGACCAGATCCTTGCCATCTTCTACACAGCTGTCACTCCCATGTTCAACCCTTTGGTCTACACTCTGAGAAACAAGGAGG ACGGGGCAATGAGGCAGCTCGTGAAGAGATATGTCTGGAGCCCTTGA